The Spirochaetales bacterium genomic interval GTTAACAATGTTTGCAACGGTGATATCGCACGCCCCGCTGGGGATCGACGGGAAACTCGTCTCTGTCGAGGTGGACATTCGAACGGGGATACCCGGAATAGATATTGTCGGTCTTCCCGACGGCGCGGTAAAGGAAGCGAAGGAACGGGTGCGGGTGGCGATACGCAATAGCGGTTACGAGTTCCCTGCAAGGCGTATCCTCGTCAATCTCGCGCCGGCGGGTATCCGCAAAGCGGGGGCGTCCTACGATCTGCCGATCGCGATCGGTATCCTCGCGGCGTCGGGACAGATACCCCCGGAAGGGGTGCGGAAGACGATGGTGCTGGGGGAGCTGAATCTGTCCGGGAATGTCAGGCCTGTTCACGGTGTTTTATCGGCCGTCCATGCCGGACTCGGGAAGGGGATCACCGGGTTTCTAGTCCCGCGGGGAAACCTCCGCGAGGCGCGCGTTGCGGGAACCGGAAGGATATCGGGCATTGACTCACTCGGAGAAGCCGCCGGGGTGCTTTCCGGTTCTGCGAATATCGGGAGTCCGGATAATCATGACGATGAACCGGATGGTCCGGATGAAACGATGTATGATGCCGCACATTACGGCGATTTCGAAGATATCAGGGGCCACTGGATTCTCAAGCGGGCCCTCGAGGTCGCCGCCGCCGGGCGGCATCATCTTTTTCTTTTTGGGCCGCCCGGAAGCGGTAAAACGATGGGGGCACGGAGGCTTCCATCGATCCTGCCGCCGTTGAGCAGGGAGGAATCGCTTGAGGTGACCGGGATTCATTCCATTGCGGGGAAACTGCCCCCGCATTGCGGACTCATCACCAGGCCGCCCTTCCGCATGCCCCACCATTCGGCCTCGACGGAAGGGATTATCGGGGGAGGAAAACTGCCCAAACCGGGGGAGGTGTCCCTCGCCCATGAGGGGATCCTCTTTCTGGATGAGGCGCCGGAGTTCAGAAAGGACCTGCTTCAGGCATTGCGTGAACCGATCGAGGAAGAACGGATCACGATCGCGAGGGCGGAAAGCAATGTCCGGTTTCCCGCATCCTTTCAGCTCGTACTCGCGGCAAATCCCTGCCCGTGCGGCAATCTGGGAAGAAAGGAAAAGGTCTGTCTTTGCAGTACGCAGGAGGTGTACCGGTACTGGAAAAAACTCGGCGGGGCGCTTCTGGACCGGATCGATATTCGGGTCCCCCTTTCTCCCGTCTCATCGGAAGAGCTTGTCGGTGATGGGGGGCCGGACGGCGGGGAGGTGAGGCGGCGGGTCGAAGCGGCTGTTTCACGTCAGCACGAACGATTCAAGGGGCACGGGTTTTCGCGGAACTCGCGGATACCGCCGGGGTATCTCGATAAATTCTGTCCGCTGGACCGGTTGAGCAGGGGGCTTTTAATCGATTCGATGAAAAAGATCTCTCTGTCATCCAGGGCAATACATTCGATCATCAAGATCGCACGAACCGTCTCCGACCTCGAAGGGTCGGAAAGGATAGGTGAAGAACACATTCTCGAAGCGATACAGCACAGGAGGTACGGGGACGGAGATTTTTTCTGGAAATTCGGCTGATCATGAAAGCCCTGAATAGCGGAAAACGATACGTATACGGTACTGAACAGGACTTTTGTGCACTCAGGCGAGATAAACAAACATTGTCAGTGTGCATAAAGCCGCCGCAGGGAAGATACCGGCGGAAAGGGACAAAGGCCTGCCCGCGTTTCCACCGTTCTCCGGGACAAACAAGAGGCGTTCACCTGAAAATCAGTATGCCAACTCGATAGATTAAAAAACGGCAAGTTCTGCCGCGAGATTCACGTACGCTGGTTTGCTCAATTCCCACTCAAACAGTTCGTGTTTCCAGTAGTCGTTCCGCAGTTCGAGGAGTAAAACGGGACCGCCTTTTTCACGGCCGATGAAACTCAAAGGGCCGGTTTGCTCCATCGCGATTC includes:
- a CDS encoding YifB family Mg chelatase-like AAA ATPase, with the protein product MFATVISHAPLGIDGKLVSVEVDIRTGIPGIDIVGLPDGAVKEAKERVRVAIRNSGYEFPARRILVNLAPAGIRKAGASYDLPIAIGILAASGQIPPEGVRKTMVLGELNLSGNVRPVHGVLSAVHAGLGKGITGFLVPRGNLREARVAGTGRISGIDSLGEAAGVLSGSANIGSPDNHDDEPDGPDETMYDAAHYGDFEDIRGHWILKRALEVAAAGRHHLFLFGPPGSGKTMGARRLPSILPPLSREESLEVTGIHSIAGKLPPHCGLITRPPFRMPHHSASTEGIIGGGKLPKPGEVSLAHEGILFLDEAPEFRKDLLQALREPIEEERITIARAESNVRFPASFQLVLAANPCPCGNLGRKEKVCLCSTQEVYRYWKKLGGALLDRIDIRVPLSPVSSEELVGDGGPDGGEVRRRVEAAVSRQHERFKGHGFSRNSRIPPGYLDKFCPLDRLSRGLLIDSMKKISLSSRAIHSIIKIARTVSDLEGSERIGEEHILEAIQHRRYGDGDFFWKFG